CGTGTCCCTTATGTTCCATTCCTTCTTCATAGGGTTCCCATTTACCATTCTTATAAATCATTTTTCTTTCCACAAGTGTCATTCCGCATATCGGGCAATCTCCTTTCTGTTCCTGAATAATTTGAGGGTGCATAGGGCACTGGTAAAGGGTTCTTATCTCACCTTCCTTCGGCGGTTTTTGTTGAGACCTGCACGATGATATGTAGAGGAATATTGAAAATAAACTTAAAAATAGAAAAATTTTTTTCATTTTTTATCCTCTATTTTTTGGTTTTTTTCTCTTCCTTCGTAGATTTCCCATTTGCCATTTTTATAAATCATTTTCTTG
The window above is part of the candidate division WOR-3 bacterium genome. Proteins encoded here:
- a CDS encoding heavy metal-binding domain-containing protein codes for the protein MKKIFLFLSLFSIFLYISSCRSQQKPPKEGEIRTLYQCPMHPQIIQEQKGDCPICGMTLVERKMIYKNGKWEPYEEGMEHKGH